The Desmodus rotundus isolate HL8 chromosome 3, HLdesRot8A.1, whole genome shotgun sequence genome includes a region encoding these proteins:
- the RNF186 gene encoding E3 ubiquitin-protein ligase RNF186, producing MPRMACIEVPQQPAPHQPQPISSGATTTNPAGPAGGHGGFVDHDMECLVCREPYSCARPPKLLGCQHSFCAVCLKLLLCVQDNTWSVPCPVCRKATAVPGGLICSLRDQEAVVGRLARPSPEMQFCPQVPANPVTLTAGHPSLTGEDGQDVASVNRMAARRLVAHLLLLSLLIVLIMPFIYPGVMQWALTFIIALALLMSSLFCCHPSSQGSCWPSPRTLFCSQQKHSEISSIA from the coding sequence ATGCCCAGAATGGCCTGCATTGAGGTTCCACAGCAGCCAGCCCCGCATCAGCCCCAGCCCATCTCCTCGGGAGCCACCACCACCAACCCCGCGGGCCCTGCTGGGGGTCACGGGGGGTTCGTGGATCACGACATGGAGTGCCTGGTGTGCCGGGAGCCCTACAGCTGTGCCCGACCGCCCAAGCTGCTGGGTTGCCAGCACTCCTTCTGTGCCGTCTGCCTGAAGCTCCTGCTGTGTGTGCAGGACAACACCTGGTCTGTCCCCTGCCCAGTGTGCCGCAAGGCCACTGCCGTCCCCGGGGGCCTCATCTGCAGCCTGCGCGACCAGGAGGCTGTGGTGGGGCGGCTAGCCCGGCCGAGCCCAGAGATGCAGTTCTGTCCTCAGGTGCCGGCGAATCCTGTCACCTTGACAGCAGGGCACCCCAGTTTGACAGGAGAGGATGGGCAGGACGTGGCGAGTGTCAACCGCATGGCAGCACGGCGCCTGGTGGCTCACCTGCTCCTACTGTCCTTGCTCATCGTCCTCATCATGCCCTTCATCTACCCCGGCGTCATGCAGTGGGCGCTCACCTTCATCATCGCCCTGGCCCTGCTGATGTCCAGCCTCTTCTGCTGTCaccccagcagccagggcagctgctggCCCTCCCCCAGGACTCTCTTCTGCAGCCAGCAGAAACACAGCGAGATCTCTTCCATTGCCTGA